From the Acidilutibacter cellobiosedens genome, one window contains:
- the tgt gene encoding tRNA guanosine(34) transglycosylase Tgt produces the protein MAAKFEVIKESQECKARLGKLYTPHGIVETPVFMPVGTQATVKAMTPEEVKTLGAQIILANTYHLYLRPGHELIREAGGIHKFMNWNGPILTDSGGFQVFSLGDLRKITEEGVEFRSYIDGSKHFLRPEDSIEIQNCLGSDIIMAFDECTPYPSTWEYTKESMERTGRWAERCKEYHEDWDKQSLFGIVQGGMYKDLREKSAEQITSLNLPGYAIGGLSVGEPKELMYDILEFTTLLLPENKPRYLMGVGSPDYLFESVIRGVDMADCVLPTRIGRNGTVLTSRGKIIIKNGIYKRDFGKLDEECDCYTCTHYSRAYIRHLFNVHEILGARLTTIHNLYFLLKLMENIREAIKQDRLLEYRDEFYKKFGYV, from the coding sequence ATGGCTGCAAAATTTGAAGTTATAAAAGAGTCTCAAGAGTGCAAGGCAAGGCTGGGGAAATTATATACACCTCACGGTATAGTTGAAACCCCTGTTTTTATGCCTGTAGGAACTCAGGCTACGGTAAAAGCTATGACTCCCGAAGAAGTAAAAACTTTGGGAGCACAGATAATATTGGCAAACACTTATCATTTATATCTCAGACCGGGTCATGAGCTTATAAGGGAAGCAGGAGGAATTCATAAGTTTATGAATTGGAACGGTCCCATTCTTACCGATAGCGGGGGATTTCAGGTATTTAGTTTGGGAGATTTGAGAAAGATAACTGAAGAAGGTGTAGAATTCAGATCATATATTGACGGTTCGAAACATTTTTTAAGGCCCGAAGATTCTATAGAGATTCAAAACTGTTTGGGATCGGATATAATTATGGCTTTTGATGAATGTACTCCGTACCCGAGTACATGGGAATATACAAAGGAATCCATGGAAAGAACGGGAAGATGGGCCGAAAGATGTAAAGAGTATCACGAGGATTGGGATAAGCAATCTTTGTTTGGTATTGTTCAAGGAGGAATGTATAAAGATCTCAGAGAAAAAAGCGCCGAACAGATCACTTCTTTGAATTTACCGGGCTATGCAATAGGAGGGCTAAGTGTGGGGGAGCCTAAGGAACTTATGTATGATATATTGGAATTTACAACTCTCCTTCTTCCTGAGAATAAGCCCAGATATCTGATGGGAGTGGGAAGTCCGGATTATCTCTTTGAATCTGTTATCAGAGGAGTAGATATGGCCGACTGTGTGCTTCCTACCAGAATCGGAAGAAACGGCACGGTACTTACAAGCAGAGGGAAAATAATAATAAAAAACGGAATATATAAAAGAGATTTTGGAAAATTAGATGAGGAATGTGATTGTTATACATGTACTCATTATTCAAGGGCTTATATCAGACATCTTTTTAATGTCCATGAAATTCTGGGTGCAAGGCTGACTACTATTCATAATCTGTATTTTTTATTAAAACTTATGGAAAATATAAGAGAAGCTATTAAACAGGACAGACTTTTGGAATACAGAGATGAATTTTATAAAAAATTTGGATATGTTTAA
- the yajC gene encoding preprotein translocase subunit YajC — MQGSGNFGALIIPIAFLAIFYFIAIRPQQKKEKEIRKMREELNAGDEIITIGGIYGKVVKVKEDLVVIELSSGKVRLEVAKWAIGSVTKKKETKKNEKKEEGKEKAVEKDSKNDNVKEENSEDLSENDKKDDNEYKK, encoded by the coding sequence TTGCAAGGTAGCGGTAACTTTGGAGCATTAATAATACCTATAGCTTTCTTAGCAATTTTTTATTTCATTGCTATCAGGCCTCAGCAGAAAAAGGAAAAAGAAATCAGAAAGATGAGAGAAGAATTAAATGCAGGTGATGAGATAATTACCATTGGAGGGATCTACGGTAAAGTTGTTAAGGTTAAGGAAGATCTTGTTGTAATTGAGCTAAGCTCAGGAAAAGTTAGACTTGAAGTGGCTAAATGGGCAATTGGTAGCGTTACAAAGAAGAAAGAAACAAAGAAGAATGAAAAGAAAGAAGAAGGGAAAGAAAAAGCTGTTGAAAAAGATAGCAAGAATGATAACGTAAAAGAAGAGAATTCCGAAGATTTATCAGAAAATGATAAAAAAGATGATAACGAATATAAAAAATAA